The sequence below is a genomic window from Dioscorea cayenensis subsp. rotundata cultivar TDr96_F1 chromosome 6, TDr96_F1_v2_PseudoChromosome.rev07_lg8_w22 25.fasta, whole genome shotgun sequence.
CGCTCCGGCAAAGCTTCGAGACTCTACAAATGGAGGACGGTGAGAGTATTCAGAGCTATTGGGCTAGAGTGACCGCAATTGTGAATCAAGTGAGAGGACTCGGGCATAAGCTCTCAAAGGCTGAGGTAGTGTCCAAGGTGTTACAAAGTTTGGCGCCAAAGTTCAACTACGTCGCCGTCGCAATGGAGGAGTCCAAAGACCTGTTGAGTCTCACTCTTGATGAGCTATGCGGGTCACTTCAAGCCCATGAGTTCATGGTTAATAGATCTGCAGGAAAAGCTGTGGAGAAGGCATTATTTGT
It includes:
- the LOC120263118 gene encoding uncharacterized protein LOC120263118, which codes for MRKQALRQSFETLQMEDGESIQSYWARVTAIVNQVRGLGHKLSKAEVVSKVLQSLAPKFNYVAVAMEESKDLLSLTLDELCGSLQAHEFMVNRSAGKAVEKALFVKSDSSLSHSKEKGSSSAPAGSNLGRG